One genomic segment of Luteimonas galliterrae includes these proteins:
- a CDS encoding alpha/beta hydrolase has translation MRALPLFLAGLWGLASVSHGAEKTPRPGGSADGGMALPAFTVPYSMYASPESLKRFREVLAEGKQSPGLGGGIEAARRFYDKINTDRVERLKKLYPVKLSTQTIAGVGADVAEPAAGIAPANRRRVLINLHGGGFLWGARSGALVEAIPVAAVGKIKVIGIDYRQGPEHVFPAASDDVVAVYRELLKTYPAKNIGIYGCSAGGILTGEVVARLIEDSVERPGAIGTFCSSLAPIGGDSSYVSPALSGDPVGSGPVSIEHLPYFKGADAADPLVLPANSPDMLKKFPPTLLITGTRDFAMSSVLQSQRLLTNAGVETDLHVWDGMWHSFFSDPELPESKEAYAVIAAFFDKHLGK, from the coding sequence ATGCGCGCACTTCCGTTGTTCCTCGCCGGGCTGTGGGGCCTGGCATCCGTATCCCACGGCGCGGAAAAAACGCCGCGGCCCGGCGGCAGCGCCGATGGCGGCATGGCGCTCCCCGCCTTCACCGTGCCGTATTCGATGTACGCATCGCCGGAATCGCTGAAACGATTCCGCGAAGTGCTTGCCGAGGGCAAGCAGTCGCCGGGCCTGGGCGGCGGCATCGAAGCGGCGCGTCGCTTCTACGACAAGATCAATACCGATCGCGTCGAGAGGCTGAAGAAACTCTATCCGGTCAAGCTGTCGACGCAGACGATCGCAGGCGTGGGCGCGGACGTCGCCGAACCCGCCGCCGGCATAGCGCCGGCCAACCGCCGTCGGGTGCTGATCAACCTGCACGGCGGCGGTTTCCTCTGGGGCGCCCGCAGTGGCGCGTTGGTCGAAGCGATTCCGGTAGCCGCGGTCGGCAAGATCAAGGTGATCGGCATCGATTACCGGCAAGGCCCGGAGCACGTCTTTCCGGCGGCCAGCGACGACGTCGTCGCCGTGTACAGGGAATTGCTCAAGACCTACCCCGCCAAGAACATCGGCATCTACGGTTGTTCCGCAGGCGGCATCCTCACCGGCGAAGTCGTTGCACGGCTGATCGAGGACAGTGTGGAACGACCTGGCGCCATCGGCACCTTCTGCAGCTCCCTCGCGCCGATCGGCGGCGATTCTTCGTACGTATCGCCTGCGCTCAGCGGCGACCCGGTCGGCAGCGGCCCCGTATCGATCGAGCATCTGCCCTATTTCAAAGGCGCGGATGCCGCCGATCCGCTGGTGCTGCCGGCCAATTCGCCCGACATGCTGAAGAAATTCCCACCGACCCTGCTGATCACCGGCACGCGCGACTTCGCGATGAGCTCGGTGCTGCAGAGCCAGCGGTTGCTCACCAACGCGGGTGTCGAAACCGACCTGCACGTCTGGGACGGCATGTGGCACTCGTTCTTCTCCGACCCGGAATTGCCCGAGTCGAAGGAGGCCTACGCCGTCATCGCCGCGTTCTTCGACAAGCACCTGGGCAAGTGA
- a CDS encoding sensor domain-containing protein, which yields MRSDHPPLTAVMDLLLDAVCVVDRDGRYLYVNAGFERIMGYRADEVIGAPMIERVHPDDRERTLQAAREIMAGEPKLHFQNRYVRKDGRVVDIQWSAHWSDEERVRIAVGHDITELKRAETMQAALLAISEAAHAEGDLQALFRRIHRIIGRLLPAANFFVALRDQEHGMVEFPYFVDEHDEAPAPLSLETPTLSNEVIRSGQALLLTPDTLAELHAHQEPVIGHAALDWLGVPLGTANGVIGALVVQSYHSETRYTSLDKQLLQFVSTQVASAIERKRNQAWLEHLVGHDALTGLPNRNRFHERLEQALETANRDSLRLGLLYLDLDGFKRINDRHGHDLGDQLLREAGERIRQCVRQTDMVARLGGDEFVVLLYGIAHPGHATAVAEAIRTALERPFLLEGQAAHISASIGVALHPEDGEEKKPLLRHADNAMYAAKREGGNRLAANGIQAG from the coding sequence ATGCGATCCGACCACCCGCCGCTCACCGCCGTCATGGACCTGCTGCTCGATGCGGTCTGCGTGGTCGACCGCGACGGCCGCTACCTGTACGTCAACGCGGGTTTCGAGCGCATCATGGGTTACCGCGCGGACGAGGTGATCGGCGCGCCGATGATCGAACGGGTGCATCCGGACGACCGCGAGCGCACCCTGCAAGCGGCGCGCGAAATCATGGCCGGCGAGCCCAAGCTGCATTTCCAGAACCGTTATGTGCGCAAGGACGGCCGGGTGGTCGACATCCAGTGGTCGGCGCACTGGTCCGACGAAGAGCGCGTGCGGATCGCGGTGGGCCACGACATCACCGAGCTCAAGCGCGCCGAAACGATGCAGGCGGCGCTGCTGGCCATCTCCGAGGCCGCGCACGCCGAGGGCGACCTGCAGGCGCTGTTCCGCCGCATCCATCGGATCATCGGCCGGTTGCTGCCTGCGGCCAATTTCTTCGTGGCGTTGCGGGACCAGGAACACGGCATGGTCGAGTTCCCGTATTTCGTCGACGAGCATGATGAAGCGCCCGCGCCGCTGTCGCTGGAAACGCCCACGCTGTCCAACGAAGTGATCCGCAGCGGCCAGGCGCTGCTGCTGACGCCGGATACCCTGGCCGAACTGCATGCGCACCAGGAACCGGTGATCGGCCATGCCGCGCTGGACTGGCTGGGCGTACCGCTGGGCACCGCCAACGGCGTGATCGGCGCGCTGGTCGTGCAGAGCTATCACAGCGAGACCCGCTATACATCGCTGGACAAGCAACTGTTGCAATTCGTCTCCACCCAGGTGGCCTCCGCGATCGAACGCAAGCGCAACCAGGCTTGGCTCGAACATCTGGTCGGCCACGATGCGCTGACCGGCCTGCCCAATCGCAACCGCTTCCACGAGCGCCTGGAACAGGCGCTGGAAACCGCGAACCGCGATAGCCTGCGGCTGGGCCTGCTCTACCTGGATCTGGACGGCTTCAAGCGCATCAACGACCGCCACGGCCACGACCTCGGCGACCAGCTGCTGCGCGAAGCCGGCGAGCGCATCCGCCAATGCGTGCGCCAGACCGACATGGTGGCGCGCCTGGGCGGCGACGAATTCGTGGTGCTGCTATACGGCATCGCCCACCCCGGCCACGCCACCGCCGTCGCCGAAGCGATCCGCACAGCGCTCGAGCGGCCTTTCTTGTTGGAAGGCCAAGCCGCCCATATCAGCGCAAGCATCGGCGTCGCGCTGCACCCGGAAGACGGCGAAGAGAAGAAGCCGCTGCTGCGGCATGCGGACAATGCGATGTACGCGGCGAAACGCGAAGGCGGCAATCGGCTGGCTGCGAATGGCATCCAGGCGGGCTGA
- a CDS encoding YciI family protein, with product MRFLSMVRIDETSGKVPSERLMNDMGKLIEEMSKAGVLVDTGGLKPTSESFRVKLAGGKTSVIDGPFTETKEVIGGYAILKAASKEEALALTERFLKVHGDEWDIVCEVRQIEEPDFQ from the coding sequence ATGCGATTCCTTTCGATGGTCCGGATCGACGAGACTTCCGGCAAGGTGCCCAGCGAGCGGTTGATGAACGACATGGGCAAGCTGATCGAGGAGATGTCCAAGGCCGGCGTGCTGGTCGACACCGGCGGCTTGAAGCCGACATCGGAAAGCTTCCGCGTCAAACTCGCCGGCGGCAAGACCAGCGTGATCGACGGCCCCTTCACCGAGACCAAGGAAGTGATCGGCGGCTACGCGATCTTGAAGGCGGCATCCAAAGAAGAAGCGCTCGCGCTGACCGAACGCTTCCTGAAGGTGCATGGCGACGAGTGGGACATCGTGTGCGAAGTGCGCCAGATCGAGGAACCCGACTTCCAGTGA
- a CDS encoding glutathione S-transferase family protein: MALKLYAHPFSSYCQKALTALYENGTPFEYRLLEGDEAMRELEALWPMKRFPVLVDEGRTVIEASTIIEYLGLRHPGPVRLVPQDPEAALEVRMMDRFFDNYISTPQQKIVFDSIRNEADRDPYGAAEARAMLDTAYAWLDERMAGREWAAGDDFTLADCGAAPFLFYADWTHAIGDAFVHVHAYRRRLLARPSFARAVDEARPYRTYFPLGAPDRD; this comes from the coding sequence ATGGCCTTGAAGCTTTACGCGCACCCTTTTTCGTCCTATTGCCAGAAAGCGCTGACCGCGCTTTACGAAAACGGCACGCCCTTCGAATACCGCCTGCTGGAGGGCGACGAAGCGATGCGAGAGCTGGAAGCGCTGTGGCCGATGAAGCGCTTTCCGGTCTTGGTGGACGAAGGCCGCACCGTGATCGAGGCCAGCACGATCATCGAGTATCTGGGCCTGCGCCATCCGGGCCCCGTTCGCCTCGTTCCGCAGGATCCCGAGGCCGCGCTGGAGGTGCGGATGATGGACCGCTTCTTCGACAACTACATTTCCACGCCGCAGCAGAAGATCGTATTCGACAGCATCCGCAACGAAGCCGACCGCGACCCTTACGGCGCGGCCGAAGCGCGCGCCATGCTCGATACCGCCTACGCCTGGCTGGACGAGCGCATGGCCGGGCGCGAATGGGCCGCGGGCGACGATTTCACGCTCGCCGATTGCGGCGCTGCGCCCTTCCTGTTCTATGCCGATTGGACGCACGCCATCGGCGACGCTTTCGTTCACGTCCACGCCTACCGGCGCCGATTGCTGGCGCGCCCATCGTTCGCCCGCGCAGTGGACGAAGCGCGGCCGTACCGCACGTATTTCCCGCTCGGCGCGCCCGACCGCGATTGA
- a CDS encoding ArsR/SmtB family transcription factor: MARSSVARLADAAPVFAALGDPARLRIVSRLCEGGPLSIVRLTEGSRISRQAITKHLNALSDAGLVRSERCGRERVWQLQPKRLAEARRHLDRISAQWDQALDRLRLFVEEDAR; encoded by the coding sequence ATGGCGCGATCTTCCGTCGCCCGCCTCGCCGACGCCGCGCCGGTATTCGCCGCGCTCGGAGATCCGGCGCGGCTGCGCATCGTCTCGCGCCTGTGCGAAGGCGGTCCGTTGTCCATCGTGCGGCTGACCGAGGGCTCGCGGATCTCGCGCCAGGCGATCACCAAGCATCTCAACGCGCTGTCCGATGCCGGCTTGGTCCGGAGCGAGCGCTGCGGGCGCGAGCGCGTCTGGCAACTGCAGCCGAAGCGGCTGGCGGAGGCGCGCCGCCATCTCGACCGGATCTCGGCGCAGTGGGACCAGGCGTTGGACCGGTTGCGCCTGTTCGTCGAGGAAGACGCCCGCTAA
- a CDS encoding SRPBCC family protein, whose amino-acid sequence MSDTDRIVKQAVLKASLERVWQAISDSKRFGTWFGAEFDGPFVAGARLTGRIVPTAVDPEIGRMQAPYAGTPFEISIERIEPMRVFALRWHPNAVEPGKDYSEEPTTLVVFELEETEGGTRLTLTESGYDKIPLARRAEAFESNEQGWEMQMTLIAKYLAQAS is encoded by the coding sequence ATGTCCGACACCGACCGCATCGTCAAACAAGCCGTGCTGAAAGCCTCGCTCGAACGCGTTTGGCAGGCCATCAGCGACTCCAAGCGCTTCGGCACCTGGTTCGGCGCCGAGTTCGACGGCCCCTTCGTCGCCGGCGCGCGCCTTACCGGCCGGATCGTGCCCACCGCGGTCGACCCCGAGATCGGCCGGATGCAGGCACCCTACGCCGGCACCCCGTTCGAGATCAGCATCGAGAGGATCGAGCCGATGCGCGTATTCGCGCTGCGCTGGCATCCCAATGCGGTCGAACCCGGCAAGGACTATTCGGAAGAACCCACCACCCTGGTCGTGTTCGAGCTGGAGGAAACCGAAGGCGGCACCCGCCTCACGCTCACCGAGTCCGGCTACGACAAGATCCCGCTGGCCCGCCGCGCCGAGGCTTTCGAGTCCAACGAACAGGGCTGGGAGATGCAGATGACGCTGATCGCGAAATACCTCGCGCAAGCGTCGTAG
- a CDS encoding DUF1772 domain-containing protein, whose product MTTYLLCVLILLAALGCGTVGGIFFAFSNFVMRALARLPPPQGIAAMQAINVTVLNPLFLGVFVGTALLSAGLAGYGMFRWVQPGSGWLIAGGLLYVVGNLIVTRARNIPRNDALARLDPASAGAADAWREYQRHWNAWNHVRTATASAAAAAFIVALWRWSAAV is encoded by the coding sequence ATGACTACCTATTTACTCTGTGTGCTGATCCTGCTCGCAGCGCTCGGCTGCGGCACGGTCGGCGGCATATTCTTCGCATTCTCCAACTTCGTGATGCGCGCGTTGGCCAGGCTGCCGCCTCCGCAGGGCATCGCCGCCATGCAGGCGATCAACGTCACCGTGCTCAACCCTCTGTTCCTCGGCGTTTTTGTCGGCACCGCCCTGCTTTCGGCGGGATTGGCCGGATACGGAATGTTTCGATGGGTGCAGCCGGGTTCGGGTTGGCTGATCGCCGGCGGACTTCTGTACGTCGTCGGCAACCTGATCGTGACGCGCGCGCGCAACATACCGCGCAACGACGCGCTGGCGCGGCTGGACCCGGCGTCCGCCGGCGCCGCGGACGCCTGGCGCGAATACCAGCGCCACTGGAACGCGTGGAACCACGTCCGCACCGCGACCGCTTCAGCCGCGGCGGCGGCCTTCATCGTGGCGCTGTGGCGATGGTCTGCAGCAGTGTAA
- a CDS encoding DksA/TraR family C4-type zinc finger protein, which yields MATGWAGDGAVQDQIDATVKDAIERARSRLGQGPGLSRCEECDAPIPEARRKAVPGVRLCVDCQEAQDREQGASAGYNRRGSKDSQLR from the coding sequence ATGGCCACCGGTTGGGCCGGAGACGGCGCCGTACAGGACCAAATCGACGCGACCGTGAAGGACGCGATCGAACGCGCTCGCAGCCGGTTGGGGCAAGGCCCGGGCCTGAGCCGTTGCGAGGAATGCGATGCGCCCATTCCCGAAGCGCGCCGCAAGGCCGTGCCGGGCGTGCGCCTGTGCGTGGACTGCCAGGAAGCGCAAGACCGCGAGCAGGGCGCCAGCGCCGGCTACAACCGCCGCGGCAGCAAGGACAGCCAGTTGCGCTAA
- a CDS encoding thioesterase family protein, with product MALPIGATGTATLTVTESDLASALAQRPSDGFPPVLATARMVALMELAASRVLHAELSEGELSVGVDMHIAHTAATPVGAEVIAEARFVGMAGKLYRFEVAARDAGGEIGRGTHQRAVVASARLLAGAERRCPLH from the coding sequence GTGGCCCTTCCGATCGGTGCGACCGGCACCGCGACGCTGACCGTGACCGAGTCCGACCTGGCCAGCGCATTGGCGCAGCGGCCAAGCGACGGTTTTCCGCCGGTGCTGGCCACGGCGCGCATGGTCGCGTTGATGGAACTGGCCGCATCGCGCGTGCTGCATGCCGAATTGTCGGAGGGCGAACTGTCGGTCGGCGTCGACATGCACATCGCGCATACCGCAGCCACGCCGGTCGGAGCAGAGGTGATCGCCGAAGCGCGTTTCGTCGGCATGGCGGGCAAGCTCTACCGCTTCGAAGTCGCAGCGCGCGATGCCGGCGGCGAGATCGGCCGCGGCACGCATCAGCGCGCCGTCGTCGCTTCGGCGCGGCTGCTGGCCGGCGCCGAGCGGCGCTGTCCGCTGCACTGA
- a CDS encoding PaaI family thioesterase, whose translation MKQNPAYLQALQDSVRDASYPRLIGMTLAAIDFDSCRIELELGERHMQPFGIVHGGVLATLIDTATFWAGFMRLPDDAGLVNVDLKLNYLKAAARGRLCAEGRCLRAGRQISYAEASVLDEAGELVAHGTSTLMALPGKGLRLGVAKFLQD comes from the coding sequence ATGAAACAGAATCCCGCCTATCTACAGGCACTGCAGGACAGCGTGCGCGACGCATCCTATCCCCGCCTCATCGGCATGACCCTGGCCGCCATCGATTTCGACAGCTGCCGCATCGAACTGGAACTGGGCGAACGCCACATGCAGCCGTTCGGCATCGTCCACGGCGGCGTGCTGGCTACGCTGATCGACACCGCCACCTTCTGGGCAGGTTTCATGCGCCTGCCCGACGATGCGGGCCTGGTCAACGTCGATCTGAAACTCAATTACCTGAAAGCCGCGGCGCGCGGCCGGCTGTGCGCCGAAGGCCGTTGCCTGCGCGCCGGGCGGCAGATCAGCTACGCCGAAGCGAGCGTGCTGGACGAAGCCGGCGAGCTGGTCGCGCACGGCACCTCCACGCTGATGGCGCTGCCCGGCAAGGGCCTGCGGCTGGGCGTGGCGAAGTTCCTGCAGGATTGA
- a CDS encoding RidA family protein, with translation MPHLARVVLSAVALCAPFASFAQQPPAGREDADALRFHNPAALPKPNGYSHAVEATGGRTIYVSGQLPLDKDGRLVGSGDFAAQAEQVFANLKAALAAAGASFDDVVRLNMYVTDMTQLKALRAARDRHIDAQRPPASTLVEVKRFVVEGAMVEIDATAVVADPARR, from the coding sequence ATGCCCCACCTCGCCCGTGTCGTGCTGTCCGCAGTCGCCTTGTGCGCGCCGTTCGCGTCTTTCGCGCAGCAGCCGCCCGCCGGTCGCGAAGATGCGGACGCGTTGCGGTTCCATAATCCTGCCGCGCTGCCGAAGCCCAATGGCTATTCGCATGCGGTCGAGGCGACTGGAGGACGCACGATCTACGTGTCCGGCCAACTCCCTTTGGATAAGGACGGCCGGCTGGTCGGCAGCGGCGATTTCGCCGCGCAGGCCGAACAGGTCTTCGCCAACCTGAAAGCCGCGCTGGCCGCCGCCGGCGCTTCTTTCGACGATGTCGTCAGGCTCAACATGTACGTCACCGACATGACGCAGCTCAAAGCCCTGCGCGCCGCCCGCGACCGCCACATCGATGCGCAACGGCCGCCCGCCAGCACGCTGGTGGAAGTGAAACGTTTCGTGGTGGAAGGCGCGATGGTGGAAATCGACGCGACCGCGGTCGTCGCCGATCCCGCGCGCAGATGA
- a CDS encoding transglutaminase-like domain-containing protein, whose protein sequence is MLNWTTAALLAASAVSSPGAPLPDHEQITAIPPELEAQFQEHVIRKGDSKEERLRLLIDFVLEAPGLNLQYDVGTTRTVAETYRARKANCLSFTLLFIALAREAGLKASVQEYEQVLVWYLQDGLVFNSSHVNARVEAGAERQTVDVGRNVLISRYRPKIISDERALSFYYNNRGVELMADGDLVGAGRHLDAAVALEPDDAAVWSNLGVLSLRRGDAPSAERRYHKALELDSRHGAALANIVTLYQRTDRPQLAADYRRRLQRVQFADPFHQFMMGMDYEKRGQFSMAASYYRRATRLHDSEPAFYLGLARVYSAMGELRRAQRSLTRAYALKDENARKALQAKNEERRQRAGSVARQVNH, encoded by the coding sequence ATGTTGAACTGGACGACAGCGGCACTACTGGCGGCTTCCGCAGTGAGTTCGCCCGGCGCGCCTTTGCCGGACCACGAACAGATCACGGCCATACCTCCCGAGCTGGAGGCGCAGTTCCAAGAGCACGTGATCCGCAAAGGCGATTCGAAAGAAGAACGGCTGCGCCTGCTGATCGATTTCGTCCTCGAAGCGCCCGGACTGAACCTGCAATACGACGTCGGCACCACGCGCACCGTGGCCGAAACCTACCGCGCCCGCAAAGCCAACTGCCTATCGTTCACGCTGCTGTTCATCGCCCTCGCGCGCGAAGCGGGATTGAAAGCCTCCGTGCAGGAATACGAACAGGTGCTGGTCTGGTACTTGCAGGACGGACTGGTCTTCAACTCCAGCCACGTGAACGCGCGCGTCGAAGCGGGCGCGGAACGGCAGACGGTCGACGTGGGCCGCAACGTGCTGATTTCGCGCTACCGGCCCAAGATCATCAGCGACGAACGCGCCCTGTCGTTCTACTACAACAACCGCGGCGTGGAATTGATGGCCGACGGCGACCTGGTCGGGGCCGGAAGGCATTTGGATGCGGCCGTCGCCCTGGAACCGGACGATGCCGCCGTCTGGAGCAACCTCGGCGTGCTCAGCCTGCGCCGGGGCGATGCTCCGAGTGCCGAACGCCGCTACCACAAGGCTCTGGAACTGGATTCCAGGCACGGCGCGGCCCTGGCCAATATCGTCACGCTGTACCAGCGCACCGATCGTCCGCAATTGGCCGCCGATTACAGGCGGCGGTTGCAGCGAGTGCAATTCGCCGATCCCTTCCATCAGTTCATGATGGGCATGGATTACGAGAAGCGCGGCCAGTTTTCGATGGCGGCGAGCTATTACCGCCGCGCGACGCGACTGCACGACAGCGAACCCGCCTTCTATCTCGGCCTGGCGCGCGTCTATTCGGCCATGGGCGAGCTGCGCCGGGCGCAACGCTCGCTGACGCGCGCCTATGCGCTCAAGGACGAGAACGCGCGCAAGGCCCTGCAGGCCAAGAACGAGGAGCGCCGGCAGCGCGCAGGATCGGTGGCGAGGCAGGTCAACCACTGA
- a CDS encoding NADPH-dependent FMN reductase gives MIRIVGISGSLRQGSYNTALLRAAAASMPADSRLEAASIQAFPLYNGDDEAAHGIPAEVAALKDAIAAADGLLLVTPEYNNSIPGVAKNAIDWLSRPSSDISRVFGGKPVAIIGASPGRFGTILSQNAWLPVMRTLGAELWNGGRLMVSSAAGVFDAEGNVADERTLQSLRKLLEGFVAYARDRAGSNG, from the coding sequence ATGATCAGGATCGTCGGCATCTCGGGCAGTCTGCGGCAAGGTTCGTACAACACGGCCTTGCTGCGGGCGGCGGCCGCTTCTATGCCGGCCGATAGCCGTCTCGAAGCGGCGTCCATCCAGGCTTTCCCGTTGTATAACGGCGACGACGAGGCGGCGCACGGCATCCCCGCGGAAGTCGCGGCGCTGAAAGACGCGATCGCCGCGGCCGACGGTTTGTTGCTGGTCACGCCCGAATACAACAACAGCATTCCCGGCGTGGCCAAGAACGCCATCGACTGGTTGTCGCGCCCATCCTCCGACATCTCGAGAGTGTTCGGCGGCAAGCCGGTGGCGATCATCGGTGCGTCGCCGGGCAGATTCGGCACGATCCTGTCGCAGAACGCCTGGCTGCCGGTAATGCGCACGCTCGGCGCGGAACTGTGGAACGGCGGCCGCCTGATGGTGTCGAGCGCCGCCGGCGTGTTCGATGCCGAAGGCAATGTCGCCGACGAGCGCACGCTGCAATCGTTGCGGAAGCTGTTGGAAGGTTTCGTCGCTTACGCACGCGATCGTGCGGGATCGAACGGCTGA
- the thpR gene encoding RNA 2',3'-cyclic phosphodiesterase, with translation MGFGAFESPDPTDRLFFAVFPDAEAAKRIAGIAQDLRSRLDLRGKPLRTDRFHVTLHHLGDHIGVPEHVVAKAGEAAARVRMAAFEVAFDSASSFSRQPRNRPFVLRGNEGVVSLCDLQGTLGTAMAAVGLNRHVERTFTPHITLLYDDSAVAPQPIDRFAWTVREFMLVHSLLGRTEHRILARWPLDHVD, from the coding sequence ATGGGGTTCGGCGCCTTCGAGTCGCCGGACCCGACCGACCGCCTCTTTTTCGCGGTATTTCCGGATGCCGAGGCGGCCAAGCGCATCGCCGGCATCGCGCAGGACTTGCGCAGCCGGCTGGACCTGCGCGGCAAGCCGCTGCGCACGGATCGCTTCCACGTGACGCTGCACCATTTGGGCGATCACATCGGGGTGCCCGAACATGTGGTCGCCAAAGCCGGCGAGGCCGCGGCGCGCGTGCGCATGGCCGCGTTCGAAGTCGCTTTCGACAGCGCTTCCAGCTTTTCCCGGCAGCCGCGCAACCGGCCGTTCGTTTTGCGCGGCAATGAAGGCGTCGTGTCCTTGTGCGATCTGCAGGGTACGCTCGGTACGGCCATGGCCGCTGTCGGTCTGAACCGGCATGTGGAGCGCACGTTCACTCCGCATATCACCTTGCTTTACGACGACAGCGCGGTAGCGCCCCAGCCGATCGATCGCTTCGCCTGGACTGTGCGCGAATTCATGCTGGTGCATAGCCTGCTGGGCAGGACCGAGCATCGCATCCTCGCGCGCTGGCCGCTGGATCACGTGGACTGA
- a CDS encoding BlaI/MecI/CopY family transcriptional regulator has protein sequence MAKSKAPPKPTAAELDLLRVIWPLGRATVKQVHEAVQKERPDMAQATVLRLMQIMHGKGLLVRDESQRSHVYAPAQAQDSLRTNLLKDLIHKAFSGSGKELVMAALRGHVTEKERKEIERFLHREDKR, from the coding sequence ATGGCCAAAAGCAAAGCCCCGCCCAAACCCACCGCCGCCGAGCTGGACCTGCTGCGCGTGATTTGGCCGCTGGGTCGGGCCACGGTGAAGCAGGTGCACGAGGCGGTACAGAAGGAGCGGCCCGACATGGCCCAGGCCACGGTGCTGCGGCTGATGCAAATCATGCACGGCAAGGGCCTGCTGGTCCGCGACGAAAGCCAGCGCTCGCACGTCTACGCGCCCGCGCAGGCGCAAGACTCGTTGCGCACGAATCTGTTGAAGGACCTGATCCACAAGGCGTTCTCGGGCTCGGGCAAGGAACTGGTGATGGCCGCGCTGCGCGGCCACGTCACCGAGAAGGAACGCAAGGAAATCGAACGCTTCCTGCATCGAGAAGACAAGCGATGA